The Tripterygium wilfordii isolate XIE 37 chromosome 18, ASM1340144v1, whole genome shotgun sequence nucleotide sequence CCCTTGAACGTACCCCACTTATCTCTAGCTAAGATGACCCTAATTTAGAATCCTTGTCCTTTTTCCCAATGAAAACTTGACATGCTCAAAGCCTTCCTTCAAGCAAGTGCAAACGAAGTTATTGATAGTTACGGTCGATTACTTCACCAAATGGGTAGAAACTAAGTCCTTAGCCACCATAACCAAAAATAAGATCATGGACTTCATCTGGATGACAATCATCTTCAGATACAAGCTACCAAGAGCTCTCTCGCAAAAGGAGACCTAGTGCTAAAAAAAGTGGAGTTAACCAAAAAAACACTATGGCAAACAAAGGGAGACCTAGGAAGGCTCTTTCAGGGTAGTATAGGTATTGAAAGATAAGGCTTACAAGCTGGAATACTAAGACAAACTCAGGGAGATGAGACCTTGGAATGTCGACAACCTCTGCAAGTATCCCTTGTAATTGATGAGGAACAATACTTCAATGTAATgtttatttaatgaaaaatgatCGATAAAGTTAGACCTTTTTCATTCATTATAAATTGTCAAAAGAAGACTTACATATAATGAGATTTGATAACCTCTCAAAGGCAAATACTGAACAACAACAGAATTTATAGCCGAGAAAAGGAACTCTTCAGATTGAATATCGGCGAGCAATAAAGCTCTACAtgataacaaaagaaaaggaaagaagaccTTCATATCATGCCAAGTAATAAAGCTACAcgacaaaaaaatgagaatgcttCTAATCAAACATTAACACTTAGGAAAATTCTAAGTGTGTAGAGTCACCTAGCTCGGCATACCAATTGGAAAAATTCAAGTGAAAATGGCCAAGTTGAAGCTCCACGTAATGAGATCGGAAGTCCTCCTCGACCACCTCTTAAAAACTTAAGAAAATTCTAGGTGAAAATGAAGAGTCAGAAAGCTCGGCATAATACTTAGAAAAATCCAAGTAAAAAAGCGGTCGAACATACAAGTTCAATAATGAGCCGACGAAAAggccaaaatatatatataaaaaaaaaaaagaagcaactcCTCTAAATTTATGGAGGAGCCTAGTGCAGATCAACTGTCAGAAGAGGTGTGAATCTTCATATTACCTCACCTAGGCCCTTGATCTTAGCGGTCGAGAGAACATCGTAGTAATAAGTACAAATAATGATTACATACCTTCACTCGGCGAATCAAATTGCCCTGAGCAAAAGGTGTGGGGCATATGATGATACCACCAGAAGGATGACATGTGGCACCAGGGTAGGACGTGTGGCATGAAGAAGCCAAGCTAACACATTGATCGACGTCTCGGAGAGGCTCACCCCGAGTCGTCGATCGAGGTGAGTCGAATGAACGATACCCAAGTTGTGTGGATGAGTCGAGAAGACATCTCGATACTAAATCGAGCAAAATCACCTCGAAAATCCCCTGATGATAGAAAACTAAGGGAATCGAGAAGCCTGAACGAGACCGACTTCTATTAGGAAAGGAATCAGGACAAGATTCACCCTACTCAAAATCCGCCTAAGAATCATGAAAGAAGATATCCACTCTTACCAAAATTAGAACTCTCCAACTCATATAAAAATAGGCCTCCAACTTCAAGTAAAAGATCTAAACTATGCACTCTTGATTGCTACACTTGAGAGAGAGCTCCGAACATTAAGCAATCTCAGCTAAAAGTATCACAAATTGATTTGAGTGTCAGAGAGGTTTCCTCAATAACAAACTTGGGGACTCCAATAACTCATGTTTTCTCTAgtacaaaaagttaaaaaatagTCGAAGCTTGACTGCCTCATATATCACTAACACCGAGTTAGTTTTGGAGGTCATCATTACCATATATGGATCGAATCATTAGTTGGTAAGGATAGCCTgccacaacaacaacaaaggaTAATGTAAGAGCAACCAATGGTGAATGCTCTATTGTGCTATCAAATTTTTTGGGGAATTGTGATTTGTGAGGTTTAATATGAAATGAATGTGTGTCAAtcacaatggtgtaaatttattggttttattttttgtataatagaggcgagatcaatattaatttaaaggTAAAAAATATGAGTTTGTGTGAGATGTGAGTCTTATTTTGAGTCAACATATGAGCATCATATGCTCGATGCCTTTTGGACAATTAAAAATAAACCAATAAATATGTATTATTGgagcataaaattttttaatggACTAAGAAAATGTTGCTCCTCGTCAAAGAAAATACACACCATTGCGAGTGTTATAAAGAAAACCTGTTAGTACATGACAACGAAGACTGACGCGTGTAAAGATATCCATGGTTTTGACGGTTGTGATGATGTGGTGGGTGAGGATTAAAGGCAACGTTATCCTTTGTAATGATGATTATCATGCGGCCTAACGATGCATGTGATTAGTGGGTCCCAATTCCAGAAGAGCTGTTCTCTAGTCAAAAGTAATGGGCCAGATCAGGCCCATTCTGTctcaaataaataatttaagaaCATATGGTCCTGCCAGCTACCCAGTAATGGTAATTATTGAGAGCAAAACAGAGAGGTTTTATTGGACTATATAAAAGAAGAATCCAAACATTTGCTTCTTTTTAGGCTGCCAGGTTGTCCCTTCTCCAACGGTCTAAAAAACGGCCAACCCTCAAGGAGGGCATTTATGGTATATCACCATATTTTCaatattcaatttctttttaataaacAACCTTTTTTCCCACTGTTTATAAAGTGATTCCCACTACTGGCATTTCCTGCATCACTGAGCTAACAGCCTGCGAATTAtatagagagaagagagaaagttATAGAGAGAGAACTCAAAGAGGGGAAACAATGGAGGGGAAAGAAGAGGATGTGAAGTTGGGAGCCAACAAGTTCTCAGAGAGGCAGCCAATTGGGACCTCAGCACAGACAGACAAAGACTACAAGGAGCCACCACCAGCTCCTCTCTTTGAGCCTGGTGAGCTTCAGTCATGGTCCTTCTGGAGGGCTGGAATTGCAGAGTTCGTGGCCACATTCCTATTCCTCTACATCACTGTTCTCACTGTCATGGGTGTAAGCAGAGCCCCCAACAAGTGCGCTTCTGTGGGTATTCAAGGCATTGCTTGGGCTTTTGGTGGCATGATCTTTGCCCTTGTTTACTGCACTGCTGGAATCTCAGGTATACACCATCACTCTCCATATTGACTTTGATTTCTCGTTGATTTGGGTCTCTGGGGTTTTGAAGGATGCACTAATTTTTCCAATTTTTCATGATTTGTTCAGGTGGTCACATTAACCCAGCAGTGACATTTGGTCTCTTCCTGGCAAGGAAACTGTCCCTGACCAGAGCAATTTTCTACATAATCATGCAATGTCTGGGAGCGATCTGTGGGGCTGGAGTGGTGAAAGGTTTTCAGCCATCACAGTATCAGTTGAGGGGTGGTGGTGCAAACATTGTGAGCCCTGGCTACACCAAGGGCGATGGCCTTGGTGCTGAGATTATTGGTACTTTTGTTCTGGTCTACACCGTTTTCTCCGCAACTGATGCCAAGAGAAGTGCCAGAGACTCCCATGTCCCTGTAAGTATCTATCACATACTCTCTCCTTGTTTAtatcatttgtttttgttcaattcttcTTATATCAGCGACTGTTTGTTAGCCTAAACATAGATGAGGCATGGATAGAGAATTTGTTTTAGCTTGAGCTTAGATGGGTTCCTTTTACTGCTGGTAATCCTGGGGAGATCTAACCAATATTAGCTTGAGAAGTTACTGATATATGTTAATTTCATATTAGAGCTCTCCAACCTTCATATTGTGCGGATCTCTTTCTCTACCCGCGTTGCTTTTTTCCATTCATGTATTTATCCTAGAGCATTAACTTTCGAAAGCAGTCCACAAAAAAACTCAATGGTTATCAAATTTCTTGTGGAATGTATCTTGAAGTTGTGAAAGAAAGGTCTATAAAGGAGTCACCCTTATTTCCAAAATTCGGTCTTTCTTgagtttttttgtttcttatgttCATCTTGTTCATTCTACAAATTTGTGAAGGTATAATTTATTACAGAAACGATTTGAATCGTCTGATTTTTTAGATGTCACATATGTTCTGGAAGTGATTTTCTTTAGATGCCATATTGTTCATTCGGGTGAATGCAAAAATGTTTTGCCCTAATGCATGCTTTGAGAGGTGACTTATTTTTCAATGATATCTGGAACCTGCTAGTTGCAGGTTTGAATATCCATCCCTACAAGAAAAGcaaaattccaaaaattttcaacatctcacacacacaaaaaaaactgGTTATTTTGACTTGAGTTCATTTTGGTGATGATTTTAGTTTGTtatcacttggtgtattgaggAAGTGCAAATGTGCAATCTTTCTGTGCTTCTTATTTGTACCTAGCCCCTCATAGCTTCCCTTTAGCAACCTCGTATATTTATGATTTCCTTTTAATCTGGTGGTAACTCCAACTCTCCAAGCCTGGATTCGCTAGACTCTAGCGGGCCCTAGACCATTATTGCATTTAAACTTGTCTCTTCACATTTTTTTCTGAGGTGAATCACATGAAAACATTTTTGGAATGTCTGCAAATATAAATATAGCATCcatcaaaaatgtatttttatCCCATTTGCTTTACAAGGTAGTTAACTACATGAGCTGCATCACTGAACATTTCTTCCTTTTCACTTTCCATTTACTGTTTGCACCTGTTAACAAATTTTTCATCTGTTTACATCTCTCAATCACAGATATTGGCACCACTCCCAATTGGGTTTGCTGTGTTCTTGGTTCATTTGGCAACCATCCCAATCACTGGAACTGGCATCAACCCTGCCAGAAGCCTTGGTGCTGCCATCATCTACAACAAGGACCATGCATGGGACGACCAGGTCAGTGTAATTAGCCAGTCATTTTGACATTTTAGTTTGAATCATATATGGCATTTTCATACGGCTTACATGTAATGAATGacctttgttctttttattcAGTGGATCTTCTGGGTTGGCCCTTTCATTGGTGCTGCTCTTGCCGCACTTTACCACCAGCTAATCATCAGAGCCATCCCGTTCAAGAGCAGAGGCTGATCGAAGATCCTTGTTGGGCAGATACTTGATCTATTGACGCGATACTTTTGGCAGTTCTTTTTAAACATATAGTTTTGAGTCTTGTGTTTCTAATGGCCATTACGGGTGAGTTATTTGAGGTGTTAAACTGATTGTGTGTATAAATTATGATCTGGTTTGTTGCTATGAGTAGCTTTTGTGCATGCTAGATTCCGTCGATATGCTGCGtcgttgttgatttttttttctcttgattcATTGAAGAAGTTTTATGGATATTTGCAGTCATATTTTGTTTGTGCACTGATAATGATTAGGCCACTTTTGCTATTGATGTAAACATCAGTTTGCTGTTTGCTCATTTGGGCTGTGCTTGCCAAAAAGATTGAGCCCGGCCCGAAATTTGGCTTGGGCCTATTGTCTTACCTAAGCTTGTCTAATGGGCCTACTAAATTCCAAGCCTGCTGGTATGCACTGGGCGGATTGGGCTTTGGCCTAAATAATCACCTCTAATCGCTGGAGTGTTGTACAAATTAGCATAAAGAAAAGGCCACACGACACAAACGGCTGACGTTGAACTGGGATTAATTAGCTGAACTCTAAATTGGAAATTTCTTTtagtaaataataattgatattTGTATTAGGAATgcaaccaaagaaaaaaaaatggttggaATGGTAAAGTTGATTGTGGTAACTCGTAAATGTGAGAATGTCAagtgagtcgttggttgaacgacaatcacagtAAATGTGAGAATGTTGCAagtgagtcgttggttgaacgacaatcacagtGCATGTAAATGATTATCCACCCATTAGGttgtgggttcgaatcctacctcTCCTCAAAcccctatttcaaaaaaaaatgcgaGAATGTCACTAGTTAAATAGTAATGCTAGTAACCCATATAGTAATAGTCCATGGGAGCCCAAGtcttttaaacgaaattttaaacgttttaactctcaaaatacatgttagatttgttaaaaaaatatttatttggaaTCAGCGCATAAACCTCTTTCTaataagtttaaaattttaaacgtTTTAACagtcaaaatatatgttagatttgttaaaaaaatacatattcggaatcagcGCATAAACCTCTTTCTAATCAGATTCATTGTGGATGAATTTTATTGGgtgaatcttaattccattatttttttcaatggaatttcaaaaataatggattcagaaataaaacaatgaattctaaattatattttaaaaaacaatggaattatctatattaaacaataaattttagacaatgaattatgggataaaagagtggataAACCTGTTGGGCTTCCATGGATTACCAAACTGATAAGCTTAATGTCATTTTTGCTAGTTAAACTCTCACCCTTAGCAATTACGGTGTTATTTCCTTGCCCATATGGGCCTTTGGGAGGTCCGCATGGTTTTCGGCTCGATCTTACATGTCGTCAACATGGGAGCGAACTGGATTGAGAATCCAAGTTTAAAACTAATCCGACTATTGGGCGAACATGTTGGACTGCAAAAATAGAAACCAACGAAAGAGAAGTTGAATAGTTAATCCAGAGTAGGTAAataaagacaaagaaaaaaaattataaaatggcTGGCTTTCCGCAAAAATCATGGTTTTCCGCCAGAGAGAATAATCTGGTTGCCAGACAAACCCTTAGTTTCCTACACGCAAGAAAGTGTGGCCACCAATAAACAGTCTTAAAGTTCAACAACCCCAGCTAACTCATAATAACAAGTTTTCCAGTCCAAAGTCAATGCACCCAATGCTATCAAACTTCCAAACAATCAACAACATACATTTACATCTTTTGTCCAATATTTGCCCAAACCCTCGCATCTGCATcagtgctatatatatattaaaattacaATATTGTTGCATTCCAAGACTAATTAATTGGCTCAACAGCCTAAACTACAATACCAGCACTACTCCAAAttaggccaacaaaaatgtcTACGTCTTTGTAGGAGTGTTGGAGGAGACGAGATATTatctaatttattttaaaataaagaaaaattatgGGGAGTGGGTTCATGGTACTTAATTAGCGCATAGTTTTTTGGGTGTAGGTTAGACGATCCAAGTCTAAAAAAATACCACAAGATATATATGGTTTCTCACATCTGCATCAACTTTACGCACTGATTTTTTAATCATAGATACAGTGGATCCCACAAAATGTATGATACacacttttgttgtgttttattatagCACTTGGATTTGAGTGTGCGCatgtgagaattcatatatatatagagagaaattctcctataacatttgattttggttttgaacaaaaaattattattggattcataaaattgatcaaagtacatatatattttttctaatttcttttttaaaaattgaatctTAAAAGTGAATTCTAAAAGTTATAACCTAATTTTAGGAACTCATTTTAAGATTTCATAAAAGAATTCCTCTATTTATGTGCCTAGCTAATTATATTTGATAGTATTTATTAGAAAGATTGTTAGACAAGTACTTGTTGGTAGGTATAATAGAAGCCTATTCTTTAGAACTtgcaataataaaaataaatgacaaTGAATATATAGAATTAGATAACCATCCAAAATTAAATCCAACTAACCATAAGTACGGCGGTGGAGACACCATATTaaacttcacattaaatgatgACAAATTTATGATCCGCCTATATATTCTAGTATTGCTAGGACAGATTGCCTCATTATATTTTATAGATAttcataacaataataataacaagTTAACAACTCTAATTTATTCtatcacatacatacatacatacatacatacatacatacatacatacatatatatatataatataatctaATACGATAAAGATAAAGTAGAAATATTTCACGCCTTATAAATAGGATACGGAACAACGCTGTTGCACCACGTGGTATTTTATTAC carries:
- the LOC119984587 gene encoding aquaporin PIP1-3; protein product: MEGKEEDVKLGANKFSERQPIGTSAQTDKDYKEPPPAPLFEPGELQSWSFWRAGIAEFVATFLFLYITVLTVMGVSRAPNKCASVGIQGIAWAFGGMIFALVYCTAGISGGHINPAVTFGLFLARKLSLTRAIFYIIMQCLGAICGAGVVKGFQPSQYQLRGGGANIVSPGYTKGDGLGAEIIGTFVLVYTVFSATDAKRSARDSHVPILAPLPIGFAVFLVHLATIPITGTGINPARSLGAAIIYNKDHAWDDQWIFWVGPFIGAALAALYHQLIIRAIPFKSRG